A single genomic interval of Nocardioides palaemonis harbors:
- a CDS encoding dynamin family protein: MTENDPDQVPTARRVPDTTTAMVTALVRLRGSLQDARLPLDLPGAEEQRAARTEMVDQLEDYVIPRLMTLDAPLLAVVGGSTGAGKSTLVNSLVGTRVTIPGVLRPTTRSPVLVHHPDDAKWFGQDRLLPELERVDRQTNDPEALQLVASPAMTPGLAILDAPDIDSVEERNRVLAAQLLAAADLWLFVTSAARYADQVPWEFLRKAAERSAAVAIVLDRTPPEAVDTVAAHLARMLASRGLKDSPLFTVHEGQVSDMGLLPSSDVAEIRSWLQALADDQEARSAVVQQTLDGAVRTLARRTHSVADAATEQTDAVRRLREDANEAYDRAVSAITEASADGTLLRGEVLARWQEFVGTGELLRSLETRVGWIRDRVVNAVKGKPQQAERVTVAVESGLETLVLEHAEAAAERAEASWRSTAAGQALLADAGEDLGRASRDFRRRAERAVRDWQGDVLEMVRTEGADKRSTARFLAFGVNGLSVALMVVVFAHTAGVTGAEAGIAGGSAVLGQKLLEAVFGDQAVRSLAERARQQLEASVTDLLDAERRRYTDLLDSLEVQPEAPERMRSAARKVDDLRYAATHTPSGSDTGGDAP, from the coding sequence ATGACCGAGAACGACCCGGACCAGGTGCCCACCGCGCGGCGGGTGCCCGACACCACCACCGCGATGGTGACCGCGCTGGTGCGGCTGCGCGGGTCGCTCCAGGACGCCCGGCTGCCGCTCGACCTGCCCGGCGCGGAGGAGCAGCGCGCTGCCCGCACGGAGATGGTCGACCAGCTCGAGGACTACGTCATCCCGCGCCTGATGACCCTCGACGCCCCGCTGCTGGCCGTCGTCGGCGGCTCGACCGGCGCGGGCAAGTCCACCCTGGTCAACTCGCTCGTCGGCACCCGCGTCACCATCCCGGGCGTGCTGCGCCCGACCACGCGCTCGCCCGTCCTGGTCCACCACCCCGACGACGCGAAGTGGTTCGGCCAGGACCGGCTGCTCCCCGAGCTCGAGCGGGTCGACCGGCAGACCAACGACCCGGAGGCGCTCCAGCTGGTCGCGTCCCCGGCGATGACGCCCGGGCTCGCGATCCTCGACGCCCCGGACATCGACTCGGTGGAGGAGCGCAACAGGGTGCTCGCCGCCCAGCTCCTCGCCGCTGCCGACCTGTGGCTCTTCGTGACCTCCGCGGCGCGCTACGCCGACCAGGTCCCGTGGGAGTTCCTGCGCAAGGCGGCCGAGCGTTCCGCCGCGGTCGCGATCGTGCTCGACCGGACCCCTCCCGAGGCCGTCGACACCGTCGCCGCCCACCTCGCGCGGATGTTGGCCAGCCGCGGGCTCAAGGACTCGCCGCTGTTCACCGTGCACGAGGGCCAGGTCTCCGACATGGGCCTGCTGCCGTCGTCCGACGTCGCCGAGATCCGGTCCTGGCTCCAGGCGCTCGCCGACGACCAGGAGGCGCGCTCCGCGGTCGTGCAGCAGACCCTCGACGGCGCCGTGCGCACGCTCGCACGGCGTACGCACTCGGTCGCGGACGCCGCGACGGAGCAGACCGACGCAGTGCGCCGCCTGCGCGAGGACGCCAACGAGGCCTACGACCGTGCGGTGTCAGCGATCACCGAGGCGTCCGCGGACGGCACGCTGCTGCGCGGCGAGGTGCTCGCCCGATGGCAGGAGTTCGTCGGCACCGGCGAGCTGCTCCGGTCGCTGGAGACCCGCGTCGGGTGGATCCGCGACCGGGTCGTCAACGCGGTCAAGGGCAAGCCGCAGCAGGCCGAGCGCGTGACGGTCGCCGTGGAGTCGGGGCTCGAGACGCTGGTCCTCGAGCACGCCGAGGCGGCCGCCGAGCGGGCCGAGGCGTCGTGGCGCTCGACCGCCGCCGGTCAGGCGCTGCTCGCCGACGCGGGGGAGGACCTCGGCCGCGCGTCGCGCGACTTCCGCCGCCGGGCCGAGCGCGCCGTGCGCGACTGGCAGGGCGACGTGCTGGAGATGGTCCGCACCGAGGGTGCGGACAAGCGGTCGACCGCGCGATTCCTCGCCTTCGGCGTCAACGGGCTGTCCGTCGCGCTGATGGTGGTCGTGTTCGCCCACACCGCCGGCGTCACCGGCGCCGAGGCGGGCATCGCCGGCGGCTCGGCGGTGCTCGGCCAGAAGCTGCTGGAGGCCGTGTTCGGCGACCAGGCGGTGCGCTCGCTGGCCGAGCGGGCGCGGCAGCAGCTGGAGGCATCGGTGACCGACCTGCTCGACGCCGAGCGCCGTCGCTACACCGACCTCCTCGACAGCCTGGAGGTGCAGCCGGAGGCGCCGGAGCGGATGCGGTCGGCGGCCCGCAAGGTCGACGACCTGCGCTATGCCGCAACCCACACCCCCTCGGGTTCGGACACGGGCGGCGACGCCCCCTAG
- the rlmC gene encoding 23S rRNA (uracil(747)-C(5))-methyltransferase RlmC, whose protein sequence is MADPAPGSSLTVVDGDLRCHHFDAHRCRSCTLLPVPRTRQLGDKEAHARALVDAPVWLPTVAGSDAGFRNKAKMVVGGTAEAPTLGILDRDLVGVDLRDCGLHSAGLRTALEQVAEWVAAAALTPYDVRARAGELKHVLLTESPDGELMLRLVMRSTALEARVRSRLAALLEALPALRVVSINVQPEHKAVLEGEREVVLTDEATLPMRLATGVTLRLGPRSFFQTNTLVAEALYDQARAWVGTLDGVRSAWDLYCGVGGFALHLAATGRDVVGVEVSPEAIAAATATAADLGVPARFVAADATTWALDQPAAPDLVVVNPPRRGIGADLAGWLETSGVRHVVYSSCNAESLARDLALMPSLRPVEARVLDMFPHTTHYEVMVLLSR, encoded by the coding sequence GTGGCTGACCCGGCCCCGGGCTCCAGCCTGACGGTCGTCGACGGCGACCTGCGCTGCCACCACTTCGACGCCCACCGGTGCCGCTCGTGCACCCTCCTGCCGGTGCCGCGCACGCGACAGCTCGGTGACAAGGAGGCGCACGCCCGCGCGCTGGTCGACGCACCCGTGTGGCTGCCGACCGTCGCCGGCAGCGACGCCGGCTTCCGCAACAAGGCCAAGATGGTCGTCGGCGGCACCGCCGAGGCACCGACCCTCGGGATCCTCGACCGCGACCTCGTCGGGGTCGACCTGCGCGACTGCGGCCTGCACTCCGCCGGCCTGCGGACCGCGCTCGAGCAGGTGGCGGAGTGGGTCGCGGCGGCCGCGCTGACGCCCTACGACGTACGCGCGCGGGCGGGCGAGCTCAAGCACGTGCTGCTGACCGAGTCGCCCGACGGCGAGCTGATGCTGCGGCTGGTGATGCGGTCGACCGCACTGGAGGCCCGGGTGCGGTCGCGGCTTGCGGCGCTTCTCGAGGCGCTCCCGGCCCTCCGGGTCGTGTCGATCAACGTGCAGCCGGAGCACAAGGCCGTGCTCGAGGGCGAGCGGGAGGTCGTGCTCACCGACGAGGCCACGCTGCCGATGCGTCTGGCCACCGGCGTCACGCTGCGTCTGGGCCCCCGCTCGTTCTTCCAGACCAACACGCTCGTCGCCGAGGCGCTCTACGACCAGGCGCGCGCGTGGGTCGGGACGCTCGACGGCGTCCGGTCCGCGTGGGACCTCTACTGCGGCGTCGGCGGCTTCGCGCTGCACCTCGCGGCGACGGGGCGCGACGTGGTCGGCGTGGAGGTCTCCCCCGAGGCGATCGCGGCGGCGACCGCCACGGCGGCCGACCTCGGCGTACCGGCCCGCTTCGTCGCCGCCGACGCGACGACCTGGGCGCTCGACCAACCGGCTGCGCCGGACCTGGTCGTGGTCAACCCGCCACGGCGCGGGATCGGCGCGGACCTCGCCGGGTGGCTGGAGACCTCAGGCGTGCGGCACGTCGTCTACTCCTCGTGCAACGCCGAGTCACTGGCGCGCGACCTCGCGCTCATGCCGTCGCTGCGACCGGTGGAGGCGCGGGTGCTGGACATGTTCCCGCACACCACCCACTACGAGGTGATGGTGCTGCTGTCGCGCTGA
- a CDS encoding MarR family winged helix-turn-helix transcriptional regulator → MTTEGEARWLDNGQQRSWRALMMGMTLLMERLDDDLSREFGMSLTEYEVLVRLSERPGRAMRMAQLADAMAHSRSRVTHTVARMEGAGYVTRGTTPEDGRGVVATMTEAGYDLLVRAAPCHVESVRRNVVDLVPAEDFAAVGRVFDAVADHLVARHPESEIR, encoded by the coding sequence ATGACCACTGAGGGGGAGGCGCGCTGGCTCGACAACGGTCAGCAGCGCTCGTGGCGCGCGCTGATGATGGGGATGACGCTCCTGATGGAGCGCCTCGACGACGACCTGAGCCGCGAGTTCGGGATGTCGCTGACCGAGTACGAGGTCCTCGTCCGGCTCTCCGAGCGTCCCGGGCGGGCGATGCGGATGGCCCAGCTGGCCGACGCGATGGCCCACTCGCGCAGCCGGGTGACCCACACCGTCGCCCGGATGGAGGGCGCCGGCTACGTCACCCGCGGCACCACCCCGGAGGACGGACGCGGGGTCGTCGCGACGATGACCGAGGCCGGCTACGACCTGCTGGTCCGTGCCGCGCCCTGCCACGTCGAGAGCGTGCGGCGCAACGTCGTGGACCTGGTGCCGGCCGAGGACTTCGCGGCGGTCGGCCGGGTCTTCGACGCGGTCGCCGACCACCTCGTCGCCCGGCACCCGGAGTCCGAGATCCGCTGA
- the ettA gene encoding energy-dependent translational throttle protein EttA, with protein sequence MAEYVFTLRNVRKAHGDKVVLDNVTLSFLHGAKIGVVGPNGTGKSSLLKIMAQLDHANNGDAILDPEATVGMLQQEPPLTEGKTVLENVEEAVGDLKAKMKRLEDAYMEMGDPDADQDALMAETGDLQTELDNAGAWDLDSRLDQAMDALRCPPPDAIVDNLSGGERRRVALCKLLLQQPDLLLLDEPTNHLDAESVQWLEGHLASYPGAVLAVTHDRYFLDNVAQWILELDRGKAHPYEGNYSTYLETKKDRLKVEGQKDAKRAKMLEKELEWVRSNPKARQAKSKSRLARYEEMAAEADRMRKIDTSEINIPAGPRLGDIVLEADDLTKGFEGRTLMHDLSFKLPRAGIVGVIGPNGVGKTTLFRMITGSEEPDDGTLTVGQTVKLSYVDQSRGGIDPEKNVWEVVSDGLDFIKVANFEMNSRAYVASFGFKGPDQQKKAGVLSGGERNRLNLALTLKMGGNLLLLDEPTNDLDVETLSSLEDALLDFPGCAVVTSHDRWFLDRVATHILAWEGDEEDPAKWFWFEGNFASYEENKIERLGIEAARPHRVTHRRLTRD encoded by the coding sequence ATGGCTGAGTACGTCTTCACGCTGCGCAACGTGCGCAAGGCCCACGGTGACAAGGTCGTCCTCGACAACGTCACCCTCTCGTTCCTCCACGGCGCCAAGATCGGCGTCGTCGGACCCAACGGCACGGGCAAGTCCTCGCTGCTCAAGATCATGGCGCAGCTCGACCACGCCAACAACGGCGACGCGATCCTCGACCCCGAGGCCACGGTCGGCATGCTCCAGCAGGAGCCGCCGCTCACCGAGGGCAAGACCGTCCTGGAGAACGTCGAGGAGGCGGTCGGCGACCTGAAGGCGAAGATGAAGCGCCTCGAGGACGCCTACATGGAGATGGGCGACCCCGACGCCGACCAGGACGCCCTCATGGCCGAGACCGGCGACCTCCAGACCGAGCTCGACAACGCCGGTGCCTGGGACCTCGACAGCCGCCTCGACCAGGCCATGGACGCGCTGCGCTGCCCGCCGCCGGACGCGATCGTCGACAACCTCTCCGGTGGTGAGCGCCGCCGCGTGGCGCTGTGCAAGCTGCTGCTCCAGCAGCCCGACCTGCTGCTCCTCGACGAGCCCACCAACCACCTCGACGCCGAGTCGGTCCAGTGGCTCGAGGGCCACCTCGCGTCCTACCCCGGCGCCGTCCTGGCCGTCACCCACGACCGGTACTTCCTCGACAACGTCGCGCAGTGGATCCTCGAGCTCGACCGCGGCAAGGCGCACCCCTACGAGGGCAACTACTCCACCTACCTCGAGACCAAGAAGGACCGGCTCAAGGTCGAGGGGCAGAAGGACGCCAAGCGCGCCAAGATGCTCGAGAAGGAGCTGGAGTGGGTGCGCTCCAACCCCAAGGCCCGCCAGGCCAAGAGCAAGTCGCGTCTGGCGCGCTACGAGGAGATGGCGGCCGAGGCCGACCGGATGCGCAAGATCGACACCTCGGAGATCAACATCCCGGCGGGCCCCCGTCTCGGCGACATCGTGCTCGAGGCCGACGACCTGACCAAGGGCTTCGAGGGCCGCACCCTCATGCACGACCTGTCCTTCAAGCTGCCCCGCGCCGGCATCGTCGGCGTGATCGGTCCCAACGGCGTCGGCAAGACCACGCTCTTCCGGATGATCACCGGGTCGGAGGAGCCGGACGACGGCACGCTCACGGTCGGCCAGACGGTCAAGCTGTCCTACGTCGACCAGAGCCGCGGCGGCATCGACCCGGAGAAGAACGTCTGGGAGGTCGTCTCCGACGGCCTGGACTTCATCAAGGTCGCCAACTTCGAGATGAACAGCCGCGCCTACGTCGCCTCGTTCGGCTTCAAGGGTCCCGACCAGCAGAAGAAGGCCGGCGTGCTGTCCGGCGGTGAGCGCAACCGCCTCAACCTCGCGCTGACGCTGAAGATGGGCGGCAACCTGCTGCTCCTCGACGAGCCCACCAACGACCTCGACGTCGAGACCCTGTCCTCGCTGGAGGACGCGCTGCTCGACTTCCCGGGCTGTGCCGTGGTCACCTCCCACGACCGGTGGTTCCTCGACCGCGTCGCGACCCACATCCTGGCGTGGGAGGGCGACGAGGAGGACCCCGCCAAGTGGTTCTGGTTCGAGGGCAACTTCGCGTCCTACGAGGAGAACAAGATCGAGCGGCTCGGCATCGAGGCCGCCCGCCCGCACCGCGTCACGCACCGCCGCCTGACCCGCGACTGA
- a CDS encoding YfjP family GTPase, protein MTSLLEGAKKLVTRSSDVGARVEGLERAAAAARGRVDDAVVDEAQAVADRAASRLRLSADHTVVALAGATGSGKSSTFNALTQLELSAVGVRRPTTSWATACVWGKEGAEELLEWLGIPARHQVTRDSMLSKADEDAEMRGVVLLDLPDHDSTEVSHHLEVERLVQLADLMVWVLDPQKYADAAIHDRFLKPLAGHRDVMLVVLNHIDTVPEDRRPTMVEDVRRLLEADGLAGVPVVPVSARNGWGVDELRAMIVKRVAEKKVTRSRLEADVRTAAERLQEAVGTGTPPKLSAERVAALDDALSEAAGVPTVVRAVADSTRLRANRATGWPVTAWFSRLKPDPLKRLHLDLGSAGKELTGAARTSVPKATGVQRARVDTEVRALADQVGEGMAPSWANAVRAASVSRLPDLTDRLDRAVATTDLGADRIPVWAGLVRVLQYVLIVSAIVGAGWLAMLSLGSYARLPEPPTPDVGAFPLPTLLLVGGIVLGLLLALVCRWLVALTARSRARAADKRLRDAISAVSDEVVVAPVRAELASYAEVREALAAALR, encoded by the coding sequence ATGACGTCGTTGCTCGAAGGGGCCAAGAAGCTGGTCACCAGGAGCTCGGACGTCGGTGCCCGCGTCGAGGGCCTCGAGCGCGCCGCCGCCGCGGCACGCGGTCGCGTCGACGACGCGGTCGTCGACGAGGCACAGGCGGTGGCCGACCGCGCCGCCAGCCGGCTGCGACTCTCCGCCGACCACACGGTGGTCGCCCTGGCCGGAGCGACCGGGTCCGGCAAGTCCTCCACCTTCAACGCCCTCACCCAGCTCGAGCTGTCCGCGGTCGGCGTCCGCCGCCCCACGACCTCCTGGGCCACCGCCTGCGTGTGGGGCAAGGAGGGCGCCGAGGAGCTGCTGGAGTGGCTCGGCATCCCCGCCCGCCACCAGGTCACCCGCGACTCCATGCTGTCCAAGGCCGACGAGGACGCCGAGATGCGGGGCGTGGTCCTGCTCGACCTGCCCGACCACGACTCCACCGAGGTCTCGCACCACCTCGAGGTCGAGCGGCTGGTCCAGCTCGCCGACCTGATGGTCTGGGTGCTCGACCCGCAGAAGTACGCCGACGCCGCGATCCACGACCGCTTCCTCAAGCCCCTCGCCGGGCACCGCGACGTGATGCTGGTGGTGCTCAACCACATCGACACCGTCCCGGAGGACCGCCGCCCGACCATGGTCGAGGACGTACGCCGGCTGCTGGAGGCCGACGGCCTCGCCGGCGTGCCGGTCGTGCCGGTGAGCGCGCGCAACGGCTGGGGCGTCGACGAGCTCCGCGCGATGATCGTCAAGCGGGTGGCGGAGAAGAAGGTCACCCGCTCGCGCCTCGAGGCCGACGTCCGCACCGCGGCCGAACGGCTCCAGGAGGCCGTCGGCACCGGCACGCCGCCGAAGCTGTCCGCGGAGCGCGTCGCCGCGCTCGACGACGCGCTCAGCGAGGCCGCCGGGGTGCCGACGGTCGTCCGCGCGGTCGCCGACTCCACCCGCCTGCGGGCCAACCGCGCGACCGGCTGGCCCGTGACCGCGTGGTTCTCGCGGCTCAAGCCCGACCCGCTGAAGCGCCTCCACCTCGACCTCGGGTCCGCCGGCAAGGAGCTCACCGGCGCCGCGCGCACGTCGGTGCCGAAGGCGACCGGCGTCCAGCGCGCCCGGGTCGACACCGAGGTGCGGGCCCTGGCCGACCAGGTCGGCGAGGGGATGGCACCGTCGTGGGCCAACGCCGTGCGTGCGGCCTCCGTCTCGCGCCTGCCCGACCTCACCGACCGCCTCGACCGTGCGGTCGCGACGACCGACCTCGGCGCCGACCGGATCCCGGTCTGGGCCGGGCTCGTGCGGGTCCTGCAGTACGTCCTGATCGTCTCCGCGATCGTGGGAGCCGGCTGGCTGGCCATGCTCTCCCTGGGGTCCTACGCCCGCCTGCCCGAGCCGCCGACACCCGACGTCGGGGCCTTCCCGCTGCCGACGCTGCTGCTGGTCGGCGGCATCGTGCTCGGCCTGCTGCTCGCCCTGGTGTGCCGCTGGCTGGTCGCGCTGACCGCCCGCTCGCGGGCCCGCGCCGCCGACAAGCGGCTGCGCGACGCGATCTCGGCCGTCTCCGACGAGGTGGTGGTCGCGCCGGTGCGGGCCGAGCTCGCCTCCTACGCCGAGGTGCGCGAGGCGCTGGCCGCCGCGCTGCGCTGA
- a CDS encoding PrsW family intramembrane metalloprotease: MHRARRDSVAFTILVGALVLLGGLAMAVVVGLSGAPGSLALAAVLAAVPVGPLVGCFMWLDRYEPEPRSLLVAGLLWGAFVATAAALVFQGIGIAGGTSERDSLAVVAPVTEEATKGAFLLLLLWWRRHELDGVLDGIVYAGMVGIGFAFTENILYLAAAYDGTDGLGPGGTTALTVTFVLRCLISPFAHPFFTAFIGIGVGLAIASRRTWVRLLAPVAGFAAAAGLHSAWNTSTLSGTGHFFVVYGTLMLPAFVAVVAFAVYRRRSERPLLAAALQDAADRGLLPATDIPWLVDLRARRGARRWARHQGGPQAERAMRAYQAAAVELGYLHHRYLRGTAPSDFAVRGQEHVVELRTIRPYISFPGQVVPTR; the protein is encoded by the coding sequence ATGCACCGGGCCCGCCGCGACAGTGTCGCCTTCACCATCCTGGTGGGGGCGCTCGTGCTGCTCGGCGGGCTGGCGATGGCCGTCGTGGTCGGGCTCTCCGGCGCACCCGGCTCGCTGGCGCTCGCGGCCGTGCTGGCGGCGGTGCCGGTGGGGCCCCTCGTGGGCTGCTTCATGTGGCTCGACCGCTACGAGCCGGAGCCCCGGAGCCTGCTCGTCGCGGGCCTGCTGTGGGGTGCGTTCGTGGCGACGGCCGCGGCCCTCGTCTTCCAGGGCATCGGGATCGCCGGCGGCACCAGCGAGCGCGACAGCCTCGCGGTGGTCGCGCCGGTCACCGAGGAGGCGACCAAGGGCGCGTTCCTGCTGCTCCTGCTGTGGTGGCGGCGCCACGAGCTCGACGGCGTGCTCGACGGCATCGTCTACGCCGGCATGGTGGGCATCGGCTTCGCCTTCACCGAGAACATCCTCTACCTCGCGGCCGCCTACGACGGGACCGACGGTCTCGGCCCGGGCGGCACGACGGCGCTCACCGTCACCTTCGTCCTGCGCTGCCTGATCAGCCCGTTCGCGCACCCGTTCTTCACCGCCTTCATCGGCATCGGCGTCGGCCTGGCGATCGCCTCGCGGCGCACGTGGGTGCGCCTGCTCGCGCCGGTCGCCGGCTTCGCCGCCGCCGCGGGCCTGCACTCGGCGTGGAACACCTCGACGCTGTCCGGCACCGGCCACTTCTTCGTCGTCTACGGCACGCTGATGCTGCCGGCGTTCGTCGCGGTCGTCGCGTTCGCGGTCTACCGGCGCCGCTCCGAGCGCCCACTGCTCGCCGCCGCGCTGCAGGACGCCGCCGACCGCGGCCTGCTGCCGGCCACCGACATCCCGTGGCTGGTCGACCTGCGCGCCCGGCGCGGCGCCCGGCGCTGGGCACGGCACCAGGGCGGCCCCCAGGCCGAGCGTGCGATGCGCGCCTACCAGGCCGCAGCGGTCGAGCTCGGCTACCTCCACCACCGCTACCTCCGCGGCACGGCCCCCTCCGACTTCGCCGTCCGGGGCCAGGAGCACGTCGTGGAGCTGCGGACCATCCGCCCCTACATCTCCTTCCCCGGACAGGTGGTACCGACGCGATGA
- a CDS encoding single-stranded DNA-binding protein → MYEPEVTLTGLVGGDVHLHELSEGRCVASFRVACTPSLLRDGAWVRGTTSWHTVKVWNRLARHVAASVRRGEPVIVHGRLVADVWERDGTPRTSFEVVASAVGHDLTQGTTSLVRPERVEAEPQAAGEPRAA, encoded by the coding sequence ATGTACGAGCCCGAGGTCACCCTGACCGGACTGGTCGGCGGGGACGTCCACCTGCACGAGCTGTCCGAGGGTCGCTGCGTGGCGTCGTTCCGCGTCGCCTGCACGCCGTCGCTGCTGCGTGACGGCGCGTGGGTCCGCGGCACCACGTCGTGGCACACCGTCAAGGTCTGGAACCGGCTCGCCCGCCACGTCGCCGCGTCGGTCCGCCGCGGCGAGCCGGTCATCGTCCACGGTCGGCTCGTGGCCGACGTGTGGGAGCGCGACGGCACGCCGCGGACCTCCTTCGAGGTGGTCGCCAGCGCCGTCGGCCACGACCTGACGCAGGGCACGACGAGCCTGGTGCGACCGGAGCGGGTCGAGGCGGAGCCGCAGGCGGCGGGCGAGCCGCGGGCTGCCTAG
- a CDS encoding aminopeptidase P family protein yields MSEPTAETPAETAAGATAADTAGAEPKTESHDPAVPAAYAAFMREGWGNRDLDLPRHPVADWAAARRARLAEAFPGERLVLPAGTFKVRSNDTDYRFRPDTAHTYFTGNQTSDAVLVIDDGEAVLYARPRSERDTDEFFRDRQYGELWAGRRPSAQEISDSLGIEVRHVKDLPSFDDDRKTRDLTRDEDLARVADELRLVKDEWEVGELQEACDITTLGFEDSVREWDRVREFGERWIEGTFFRRARAMGNDIGYDSICAGGSHATTLHWIDNTGAIEPGKLVLLDMGVEGHNLYTADVTRTLPVDGRFTPLQRELYDLVQQAQQAGIDAVRPGAAFLAAHNAAMAVLAHGLEGMGLLPVSADEALDPESKVYARWTLHGTSHMLGMDVHDCGRSSVDIYPKGDLAEGMVLTVEPGLYFQEDDLLVPEELRGIGIRIEDDILVTADGNRNLSASLPRTSADVEEWMGSRIGG; encoded by the coding sequence GTGAGCGAGCCGACTGCCGAGACCCCTGCCGAGACCGCCGCCGGAGCCACCGCGGCCGACACGGCGGGCGCCGAGCCCAAGACCGAGTCCCACGACCCCGCCGTCCCCGCTGCGTACGCCGCGTTCATGCGCGAGGGCTGGGGCAACCGCGACCTCGACCTGCCCCGCCACCCGGTCGCCGACTGGGCGGCCGCTCGCCGCGCGCGGCTCGCCGAGGCGTTCCCGGGCGAGCGCCTGGTGCTGCCCGCCGGCACCTTCAAGGTGCGCTCCAACGACACCGACTACCGGTTCCGGCCGGACACGGCCCACACGTACTTCACCGGCAACCAGACCTCCGACGCCGTGCTGGTCATCGACGACGGCGAGGCGGTGCTCTACGCCCGCCCCCGCTCCGAGCGCGACACCGACGAGTTCTTCCGCGACCGCCAGTACGGCGAGCTGTGGGCCGGGCGCCGCCCGTCGGCCCAGGAGATCTCCGACTCGCTCGGCATCGAGGTGCGCCACGTGAAGGACCTGCCGTCCTTCGACGACGACCGCAAGACCCGCGACCTCACCCGCGACGAGGACCTCGCGCGGGTCGCCGACGAGCTGCGCCTGGTCAAGGACGAGTGGGAGGTCGGCGAGCTCCAGGAGGCGTGCGACATCACCACGCTCGGCTTCGAGGACTCGGTGCGCGAGTGGGACCGGGTGCGCGAGTTCGGCGAGCGCTGGATCGAGGGCACCTTCTTCCGTCGCGCCCGCGCGATGGGCAACGACATCGGCTACGACTCGATCTGCGCGGGCGGCTCGCACGCCACCACGCTGCACTGGATCGACAACACCGGCGCGATCGAGCCCGGCAAGCTGGTCCTGCTCGACATGGGCGTGGAGGGCCACAACCTCTACACCGCCGACGTCACCCGCACCCTGCCGGTCGACGGCCGGTTCACGCCGCTGCAGCGCGAGCTCTACGACCTCGTCCAGCAGGCGCAGCAGGCCGGCATCGACGCCGTGCGCCCGGGCGCGGCGTTCCTCGCCGCCCACAACGCCGCCATGGCCGTGCTGGCCCACGGGCTCGAGGGCATGGGGCTGCTGCCGGTCTCCGCCGACGAGGCGCTCGACCCGGAGTCGAAGGTCTACGCACGCTGGACCCTGCACGGCACGTCGCACATGCTCGGCATGGACGTCCACGACTGTGGTCGCTCGTCGGTCGACATCTACCCCAAGGGCGACCTGGCCGAGGGCATGGTGCTGACGGTCGAGCCGGGGCTCTACTTCCAGGAGGACGACCTGCTCGTCCCCGAGGAGCTGCGCGGCATCGGCATCCGGATCGAGGACGACATCCTCGTCACCGCCGACGGCAACCGGAACCTCTCGGCCTCGCTCCCCCGCACGTCGGCCGACGTCGAGGAGTGGATGGGGTCCCGCATCGGTGGCTGA